The DNA region GCAGAGCAGGCCGACATGGTAGCACCGCCACGCCTCCTCCTTGGAGTAGGATCGCCCAAGCGACGGGTCCATGAATTCGGCTGCGTGGTCTTCAGTCCACAGCTTCCATGCCTGTGAAAAGTTGAGTTAAATTCAGATCACTGATGTTGGTGATGGAACACTGTGTAACCGAAGATGCTTCGAGTATTGTACATCTTGGATGAGAGACTGCTGGTGCTCCTCAAGGTACAATGCGCCGTTTCGCTGCCCGCTTAGGATCTCAAGCAGGAGGACTCCGAAGCTGAACACGTCTGACTTCACCGAGAAGACGCCCTCCAACGCGAACTCTGGCGCCATGTACCCGCTGCATTGCAACATTGAGATGAACATTGTGGCCAATTCTTCTTGTCCTTGCACACACATAACTTCCAGTCATTCCAATGGGGAttttgggagggggggggggggggcttacTAGGTCCCGACGACACGGCCCGTGTTGATCCCGTCGGACTCGTCCTCGAAGATCTTGGCCATGCCGAAGTCGGAGATCTTGGGGCTCATCTTGTCGTCGAGGAGCACGTTGCTGGCCTTGAGGTCCCGGTGGAACACCTTGAGCAGCGAGTCCTCGTGGAGGTAGAGCATGCCGCGGGCGATGCCCAAGATGATGTTGTGCCGGGTGCTCCAGCCCAGCTGCGCGCTCTTGCTCGGATCTGCAAATATTTCCAgtaaccaccaccaccaccaaacaAAACAGTTCGGTAAATTGGATCAAATCTATCAATTCTCAGTAATCACTCGCAAAGCTAGCACAATTAAGGGTGTCGTTGCCCAGTGCGCATCGAGATAATTACTAGCTAGTACTAACACAGTACAGTCAATTAAACTCTAATTAGTTAGTCGATGAGTTCGTAACCAAACATGGAATTTATGAGCACAACTACCGTGAGAGCTACCTGCCCACGGCGTCAGAATGGAGGAGGAGCGGAGAGCTTGGTTACCAACCGAAGAGGAAGGCGTCGAGGCTGCGGTTGGGGAGGTACTCGTAGACGAGCAGCTTCTCGTCGCGCTCGGCGCACCAGCCCTGCAGGCGCACCAGGTTGCGGTGCTGCAGCTTGGCGATCAGCTCCACCTCGTTCCGGAACTCCGCCGCGCCCTGCCGCGACCGCGCAGACAGCCGCTTCACCGCGATCTCCGCGCCGCCGCTCAGCACGCCCTGCGACCGCCCAGGCACGGCATTAATTCCACAACGAAATCACAGATTCGCAAGAGTAGGCGGCGTGGTGGTTGTTGGTTTACTTACTCTATAGACCGGACCGAAGCCGCCCACGCCGAGCATGTTGGACTTGGAGAAGTTGTCGGTGGCGGCGAGGATGGAGGCGAGGTCCATGAGCGGCAGGTCCGAGCTGGACCGCGGCCACAGGCTCTCGATCAGGGACCTCCGGATGGCTGAATCCAGCCACCAAAATATAAACAACACGCAATACGCTCTTAGGCTCTTAGCACAagcaaagcaagaaagaagaccagGCAAGAAACACTTGGCGCCATTGAAAGCAGAGCAGAGGCAGAGCTCACCGTTGCGCTTCCGCCACCTCCAGCAGTAGACGCAGTAGAGCAGCGTGCAGAAGATGACCGTCACCAGCACGCCCACCATGATCCGCATCGCGTCCGGGCTCGAGCCGTGCCCCGCCgcgtccgggctcgccggggGCGTGTCCATCAGCCGGCGGTGGCCGGCCGCCGTGCTCCCCAGTCACAACCTTCTCGCGCGTGCTCGTGGATGAAACCACTGGGTTTCTGGGTGCGTGATCCTTGCAAGAAATCCGAGTTGACGGGGCAGGTCAGGAGAGAGGACGTGTGGAAAGGATTGAGAATGCGGAGGGGAGTGAGCCGATGATGGCTGCGTTGCGGTCTGTTATTAAAAAGCAGCGGCAGCAGCCAAGTGTTTCACCTGCCACGATGGCTTTTTATCCTGTCACCACCGGCAGTCGGCAGATACATTGGACCCAGCGATGACAGATGATGAGCGCTTGTACACTTAACCAGCCCGCTAccaataggaaaaaaaaaaaacatgactgTGGTTTTCCCTTCTCTTTCCGACGGAGGCAGGGCAGAAAAATTCCCGTGAGTTTCTAGGACTTTAAATATTATTTGAagctttttccttttctcaagATATTTGAATCCGTTATTAACAATTTTTAACAATAAACCCGTGagaagaaatattcaaatctgaATCTTTTGCCCGTACGGCCGTACCATCACCGCTGGCACTACAAGAAGTTGCTTTTGCTATGCTGCATGCCACAGCATGCCTCTTGCTTGCCACATCGCCACAACGACGTCTTCTTACGGGGCCAATAGAAATACGTGCCCAAGAGATCCAGTCTTAAAAAATTCCTGATGGTTTGGCTGGATGAGTAAATCATAAATCATTTTACCCAGCATGCTGGAGAGAAGAAATGACGTCAACCAAAAGCTCCCGTAGCGTAGGATCTCCATGACAATGGGCCACGATCTTATTTCTTCCGCGGGGACTCTCATTGAGGGCTTGTTTGGGAGCCCATTTCCATGCGCCGTTTTCCCTGGACGGAAGACCATGGAGCAAGCTCCCCTGGCCAAATAGCGGCTACATTTGGAAGCCCGCCACTCAAGGTTCGATAGTCTGATCCAGCTTATTTCTATAGGGAGAATATGCCACACCTTGATAGCTTGGGAACCTTTCCCCATCGCTCGCTCAGGACGCCGCCCCGGCTTCCTCCTTTGCCTCCCTCGGTCGCTACCCCGTGGTTCTCTCCTCACTCTAGCTCTGGTGAGTctactcttcttcctcccctacGAGGATCAATCTCCTCCTCATCCCATGTTTTTCCTGTCTTTAGAGCTCCGCACCTAACAATCCTTCTTAAATCTAGGGGACACTACGAGGATCCGCACAGAGAGAACCAATGGCATAAGGATCCACACGGGGAGGACCAACGGCATGAGGATCCGCACGGGGAGGACCAACGATGCGAGGATCCACACGGGGAGGACCAACTACACAAGGATCGTTGGGGGCTGCAGCTGGGGGAGCTTCTTCCGAAGGTAACATGGTAGTTCATTTCTCTGAGTCCCTCATTGAACATGATATTGGTCTGTGAAGGATTTATTTCCGCTTGGTTGGTTGAATTAGAAGTATTTCAGAGGTAACTCGGTAGTTCAAGTGTTCCTTTTGATAGTAAAATAGATACTAGTGGATCTTTTAGGATTTTGCTGAAGATCTAAGCAAGATTCAAAGGATACTTGCACCTTATTTGTTACTTTGTTTAACATGCGTAATGGTACTCATAATTATAGTAGCTAACTTCCACTGCAACAAATGGCATGCTATGTTTGGAATTCTGCTTCTTGGTTGGTGTTTGATAGAATAAAAGATGAGTGAGTGATGATCAATTAGGCTTTACATCTTGAGTAACACACATATTATTGTATCTGCTAGGGGGCTATTTCGTTCACTTTGGATCCTTGACATTTTGTAGACAGTTTGAGCTATTTGTATGATGGTACTCTGAGCAAAGTTGTATTTTGAACTATAGTGATTTGTCCTGGTGTGTAGAATTTATTCAGGGCGTTGGGTATCTGCAAAACTTGAAGTTACACTGCGAGTCCTTATCCAAATCATTGTGAGGAAGAGAGAACCTATTGTTTGCGTGTTGTAAGTCGTAACCGGTAATAATTGCAGGTTTAAGCATCCAAGAGATTCAATTATCAAGCTAGAAACCTCTTGCAGTGGCAGGAATGTTTTAGCTAGTATAGTATCTATTTCTAGGTACCTTGTTAATTGAAAATTTGGAATATAgtgttggaacttggaagtaATGTGCTGGCCTATGAAGCTGTGGTGTGATGATAGTTCTTGTTGTAGATGTTACCTAACTGTACTGTTACTTGACTTTTGATAAATTCGCTCGATGGAGCCTGCATAGCATCTTTGGTGCAAAGTTTTTCAATATTAATTGATATTGCAATGAGTTTgtcatttttttattctttcttattttttagaCTACTTTTGTTCCttgggattttcatccccttaGTTCTCAAACAGCTACAGCGAAAAAAATTCGGACAGAAAAATCCCCCTAGAGAAATGACTTGCCCTCAAAAACCCAAAGATCTCCTTCCCTAGGATTCTCTTCCCCTTGCTTCCAAATATAGCCTGATTAGTGGACTGGGATGGAGAATTCTTATCCCTTCTTTAGGAACAATCTCGCCTATTCACTTCGATTgtcaataaaaaaagagagcctAATCCACTACCACGGTACGCCAGCCTTAATTCCTTAACTACCATACCTAGCACAACTTAGTATTCGATAGCTACTGCCCCTCAATCTAAAGGAGCAGGATTTCACATTAAACTAAGACTCATCCTTCGATATTCAGGCATATTGAAAGAATATATTTATGGCGATACTGTAAatacaaaaagaaatatgaataGTCCAGATATCGAACGGCAAAACTCAATACCACATCCATATTTTGTAAAAGAATTCGAATGCAAATACGACTAGTGAGAAATTTAAATTGGTAAGACTCAAGGTGCATCCTTACCGGTCAGGAATTACAACTCCGGGCTTGCACCCATTAAAAGGTCTTCAATAAAAGCTCTGGAGAAGGGAATCtagtgttatttttttttaaattagatGGGAAAATCTATACCACATTCTCGTTTGGTCTGGCATGAATATCAGATAATACATATTATTCGTATCTGTTTTCCATTTGTACCCGTTGgagattctttttttctttgtcttcttggAGATTGTATCATAATTTGAACTATTATGTTTTaccataaaaaatcaagaaagTGTTATATGGAGTGGCCACATAATGTTTCCTTGATCAAGTCCCCTTAGAATTTTTACTGGTAAAATATACTTCCATAATTTATAGCAACACTTTTACCTAGGAAAGAAAAGCCCATTACCGTTTCTTTGAGAAATCATAAAAGAACCTAGCTGACATATGTCTGCAACCTCCCGGCTGCATGTCGGCCAATTACAACTTTTTTCAACTATCAACAATTTTCTTAAATGATgacattggaaaaaaaaattagttgagCAAAAGGTAAAGTAAACGTTTAAATATCGCTGCCACAGCGAAAGGTGAAGAGTACGTAAAGAAGAAAACTAAAATGGTAACAAGTCATGTACTCATGTCAAAATCGTAGAACTATATGTATTAGCCAGAAAGCAACATTTTCGATTTCTCCTTCTGGAATGTTAAGGGTACAATTACTATGTGGAAGATCGTGCTGGTGCAGTAGTAAATTTGTTTTGCATCAGGTCATCCATACTTTTCCATCCACCTCTAGGGATAAGCGTGGAGCTTATATGGATTATCctagtttaatttaattaactaactagttATTTTAATCTAGTTATGAGCGTTGTGGATCCAGTTTAATTAAATCATGAGCATGAGGTTGCGCTCACTAGCTGACCACTTACCCACTTTTCCTCCATCATGAGCGTGAGGTGCAGCTTAAATATGCTGTTGATACTACTTACCCACTTTTCCAGTAGGCCAGTACAGCGAAAACTTGCCTGATTGGAATGTGAGAATTTTACATGAATTATGTACGAACTTCGTAAGGGACAGTTTGATTGTCGGGGAATAAGAAAAGTTCACCTTTGGAAGTAAAAGTCGTGCGTGACCTAATATGAATGTGCATCGAACAAAAGTACAGAAGAACCGAGCAATTGAAGAAGGGAAAGGAACACTAAATTACAACAGTGAGAGGAAAAGTGGGTAAaagcaagaagaagcaagaagaaaaagagaggagtgggagagaaagaggaagaactcCTAATGATTTTTAGTTGTACTGTCACGAGCTATATAtattagaatatatatattttatacatAAAGATAATTGTTTGCATAACATTATATGtttgctatattttattaatgtaTTACAATACAAATTAGTGCTCAACCTTGTGCTGTATCGGCAAAGCAGGAAAAAGCCGGAAATCACAAATGCGACAGTAACCACCCAAAAATCGTGGTTACCgtccttctcggtccggtccggtttcagaaaccgaacggtaactgaatttgaattcaaaaaattcgaaaaaataaaaaaaataaaaaacaaaaaaaatcttaaaaaaaaactaggcacAATTcttaagaccttctgtgaaatttgttttaaaaaataatgtcgtttgcatcatattctatatggaggaagtttgaaaaaaatgaaaaaaattgaagcgtgcggctcagttattaactcatgttaagaaaaagtgtaacatgcaaacacatatttttcttgtgtaaaacatattttaagagaatttttaaaattgatttcactttatgtagatttttattaatttctctatgatttttacaaagttcacaagcataaagtgaatatgttaagaaacagcactgtgattaactttttcatgtctactattatttttcctacgtaaatcatagtacaAATAAGCTGATGAAAGTggcttcactaatttttgaggtgtgataggtcagttatgaattaatctagtcgtaacatatttacacaatcatgcatgttataataactaattcatgagttcatgtatttttaaaaaacataggatcatgtaagaagactaacaaaattagtttcatgattttggattagcaaagagtaaactatgcatttaacttggtttaacaaatacaatttctcacagaaaattgtgaacttttttatgagtataaatacttttatcatgtagataatgtcacaaggaaaccaacaaaatttgtttcacttgatttgcagctcagatgaattagttatt from Phragmites australis chromosome 8, lpPhrAust1.1, whole genome shotgun sequence includes:
- the LOC133926730 gene encoding cysteine-rich receptor-like protein kinase 10 gives rise to the protein MDTPPASPDAAGHGSSPDAMRIMVGVLVTVIFCTLLYCVYCWRWRKRNAIRRSLIESLWPRSSSDLPLMDLASILAATDNFSKSNMLGVGGFGPVYRGVLSGGAEIAVKRLSARSRQGAAEFRNEVELIAKLQHRNLVRLQGWCAERDEKLLVYEYLPNRSLDAFLFDPSKSAQLGWSTRHNIILGIARGMLYLHEDSLLKVFHRDLKASNVLLDDKMSPKISDFGMAKIFEDESDGINTGRVVGTYGYMAPEFALEGVFSVKSDVFSFGVLLLEILSGQRNGALYLEEHQQSLIQDAWKLWTEDHAAEFMDPSLGRSYSKEEAWRCYHVGLLCVQENPNVRPTMSNVLLMLISDHMNLPEPARPPLFSRLRSIPLSAQLLTTKTESTASPQSINDVSITVIEPR
- the LOC133925872 gene encoding uncharacterized protein LOC133925872 produces the protein MPHLDSLGTFPHRSLRTPPRLPPLPPSVATPWFSPHSSSGDTTRIRTERTNGIRIHTGRTNGMRIRTGRTNDARIHTGRTNYTRIVGGCSWGSFFRRGLFRSLWILDIL